cttaaaggggaaatcatccttcctcgtacgaatcttgtataccctattagtcttctttggatatacataaccctttctcttatgaCTATCCTTCTTCTTGtgtttcccacttctctcgcaaactatctcaaaacgattatctgaacgttgggtattcctcaccaacacacacatgtgttTAAGTGCCGTCTCTTTTGCCCAGGCAATTGCTTCCTCTGGAGATTTTGTTCCCTACATGAGGACAACAATGGaatattataaggttcattacaagcaatccacACATAAATTTTTAaagactaggtgaaaagtattgtttggtaacataccggaggtattttatagtattcagacgtatccggaccaagcggtttggaatttgttggatcaatatagggaacaatctaaggaatgaatgaaaagaaaattgaattagttcacaaaaaattaaattactatactagttccggcatgctcgacgacaTTTCCGCAAAAATAACCAAAGCCGGAAAcaagtgccggcatgctcgataaaatTAACACCAAGccggaaaatcaatttccgaagTGACTAATTTCTGGTACCGGCATTCTTGAATATGTAAGGTCCCAAGCCGGTAGCAGTTCCCGGCATGGTACTTAATTTTCAAACCATGTCGGGATTTGGTTCCGGCGTGCTCGGTAACTTTTATACCACGTCGGTACCTATGTTCAAAATTCAAttaactcctggatgtttttcttgtggtaccgGCATGGAAAGTTAGGACAGAACCATGCCGGTTTGAATATTCCAgggaatattcggtggtaggtaaaaagttaactgcgtgccGGCATGGTGTTTTTGGTTGAAGACAACGCCGGAAATGGTGGTGtcggcgtggtattcatactTCGGGTATGCCGacaccaagctttttcagagaaaaaatggcggtttcaataaaaaataatcaaattttcgacctctttgcagcattacctgtgtgttggggatgcttgtatgttgaacttgtttactttcttgggttggttcttcaaaaaacacttgatgctcacgaaaatcatgatccaagggtgttggttcatcatataagtctaattgtgagttgttatcactAACCAAGATTGaatatatgattgttgttgtagttgagctaaagattcagcagctgcaattctctcctcacaatcatcttacattttcacaaaaaaatttctactcaatttttttccctccttctactcccACCTCCCTcgcacaaattcaaataaaaatacacacttatCTATctcccaaatacttaagattttactaattattattaaccactaaacctgattagtgagagctagattaggaattaaaaaagtaattacataaggggtgacccagatttgatattaggatccctattttgtcatgtatttatatcccccaattagtttccatatcccccaattgcgcgttccaaaaaaggatgtgaaataacaaaatcagaagcccccttaaccaaattttttttaatggcaaatctgcccttttagGATTAGTGTTAATACTAATGATTAGTTAAAATAATTCTGATTAGTGATTAAGTTTAAGATTATTTAGTTATAAATTTGTGTAGATGAAAATCTTGgagtaagaaaaaaaaagttagatttttttggaaaaggagaaggggaaaatgagaaaaaAGCTTGGATGAGGagggtacacttctatcttatgtttaatcttacttttgtagcttaaaatcataaaaagtttATGTTTTTCACTAAGGTTCGACGTCTGGAATATGCTCAGCTTAATATATCAGCTGAACccacctggatattgacaactaatgaacagttcggcgagctgaaagtgttattattATGAGCCGAACCCACTTTGTAGCccctagttcggcttgtttaaaaatgtcataatgagccgaacctaatcCTGTGTGATCtgaaagaaaaattatgtgaggttcgACTTATATTGAGAAAATCGTAAGCACCGAACCTTTGGTAGTACATGGTTCGGCTATTTACATAagtattatataagccgaacctgatcaTTCATATTCCTGATAATTTTTTGGGTAAGAATTctgtattggttcggcacataatgtgaatatcgtaatagcctaacctcgtaaatgtgctaagttcgacacatattatgattatcgaatacgccgaacccctatgcaccTCTATCTGTGATTaggttcggcatgaaatttcatgtcgaactgttcatatacacttacggGAAGCTTttatgaagaacagttcggctaaaaacgcaactcaattttaagccgaacccaacaccgtaaccgtcatttaatcaatgaaaaacaacaaataggagattgagTTTGTacaacttactttcttatcctcatttctgGAGTTGgatatgcagttggttcaatttgtggttcaattggcggttgattttcagtttctacaccttcatcttcaattggtttttcttcttcaattgatggattagaagacgatttggtttgcctagtccctgcttttctttgtacgagtcattatgtggttgaggttaatcgacgatcaaatttttacgaaccgACAATTAATCAAGATgatgaatttttcttttttcgcgggaggggaagagttcggctagaggaggaggaggaagaagagatgttaagggaaactgattttgaatttttaaaaaactgattttagatttttgtattaagggtatataggtaattgaactacccatagggtaccccttataaggtcacccaagatgggactattatttcgtatgcctaataagatttcagtatgcccgaAATCATGGTTGAATGCTTTGGAAACTGATATTTCAGCCCTATCtatttgatttacttttgttATATGAGTGGAGCCATAGGCCCATAGTTATGTTTCAGCTGCCATATCTTCTTTGTTGAATGATTGGAGTGGGATGGATATGGAGGAAACCATGGAATATACAGTGAACTGTCAGGTTTGTGTATATGACGATTTTCTTCTGAAATATGGGTTCTGGATGTGCTTCTTATTACAAATCTCTACTGCAGTACTTCCATCCTATGCATATTACTTACTAAAAAGTCTTTTAAGTGCAGTCATATGAAACAGAAAATGCGCCTGCAAGCACCATTCTAGCAGCGGATTACACATCGAAAACAGAACATGTTGTCCCTTTGGACAAAACGTCATCTTCAATAAATCCCATCAAacgcagagctgcaactgcagtATACTTTGCACCACCTTCATCACTAAAAAAGTTTGGATGCTAAGTATCATAAGAGTTGAAATAGCTGTAAAATTGTTGAACAGGAAACGAAAAAAGACACAACAGATATTGGATCAAATTAACGAAAGCATGGCTACTGCAGAAATTTGCCATATCTACCTATCATGAGATTCTAATCCAGGAAACCACCAAAATCCCCCATGTAAAAATGCTTTAATGTCAGGCGTGTATTTGAGGTCTAAACGTCTAAATAGTATTATGTATTCCGAGTTACATGTTAGCGTAAGCTAACTCCCTTCACATTTCATTCTTCAGAGGCAAGCAATTGATGGTGGATTTCAAGGCCGTGTAAATAAGGCGACTGACCCGTGTTATCAATTTTGGTAACACTCTTACACTACTGAGTTAAATTGGTACTGTTGCATGTGTCTTGACTCAACAAGTGCCATTTGTATTTGCACAGGATTGGCGGCATACTGAGAGCGTTGGGGCTCAAAAATTCTATGACAATGCAGCGCTATGAGAAGTTTTGCTTACCTGTCAATCTAAAGCGCTGTTGTGTCTCCTTGCTTACTTGTTCTGCTAGATGTCAATACGGCCTAGCTTTCACCCTTTTTAAGTTACTGGTATCTTGATGAGTTTGAATCGCCTTCTGACTCCCCAATGCGACTATCAAAGATACCAAACTCATCAACACCAAGCACCCTATCCGGCAAATCAATCAAACTACATCGCCGTCCACCACTTCCATTTTTCTGATTAAGATCACAAACTAACATTCCACCCCCTTCAGCCCAAAACAAAACACCATTAAGGGTAACACTATTATTAGACCATCCCCACACAACATTTTTATCACACGAAACTTGAAAGCTTTCCCAAACACCAAGAGTAGaacaaaacatatcaactttgaatTTCTTCGAAGGCGATTCAAATTCTCGGATACGTACAACCTTAAAACAACTTGGGAATGATGATGAATACTCACAAGATATAGCATTAacaccaaatccttcaatatagGGAGGAAGTGAAACCCATTTCTGAGTTAGTGGATTACAAACATGATACACACCATCCGTCTTCTTCCTCCGAGGATACAAAATAACTGAACAAAGTACCAAGCCATTACTAGAACCTAAAACAAGCAACTCAGCTCCAGATGGTTTCTGATTCATAAGAAACTTAAGAGAGAACAAATGGTCATTTCTAGACATGAACCCTGAATGTGATTCAGGATATGCCATCTTAGATATCAAGCGGTTTTTATCATCATGTTCATCAGTAACCCGGCGATCATTAGTTGAATAATATTGTATCCATAGAAGAGATTTGCTGTTAATTTTGAACCATTTGGTAATGAATTCAGGGTGTGAGAGGTTAGATAACCATACCTTAGATAGACATTTAAACTTGTAGGTTGaatttagaggaagatgaaagaTCTCGAGCAGCATATCATCTGTTAAGGGAGTTGAAGAAACCATCGCCGACAGCTGAGATCGATAAACCCTAGAAATAAAAAAAACCCAGACTTCTTTTTCGCGACTGATGAGGGTTTATAATGTTAGGTTGATGAGGAGTGTGCGAGTTTTATGAGTTTTTACTTTATATCGGTCGGTACTCGGTAACTCAGTGACACCGGGTAATTTT
The nucleotide sequence above comes from Papaver somniferum cultivar HN1 chromosome 8, ASM357369v1, whole genome shotgun sequence. Encoded proteins:
- the LOC113306257 gene encoding F-box protein At5g41720-like, whose amino-acid sequence is MVSSTPLTDDMLLEIFHLPLNSTYKFKCLSKVWLSNLSHPEFITKWFKINSKSLLWIQYYSTNDRRVTDEHDDKNRLISKMAYPESHSGFMSRNDHLFSLKFLMNQKPSGAELLVLGSSNGLVLCSVILYPRRKKTDGVYHVCNPLTQKWVSLPPYIEGFGVNAISCEYSSSFPSCFKVVRIREFESPSKKFKVDMFCSTLGVWESFQVSCDKNVVWGWSNNSVTLNGVLFWAEGGGMLVCDLNQKNGSGGRRCSLIDLPDRVLGVDEFGIFDSRIGESEGDSNSSRYQ